The genomic stretch gtcaaaaaagcccgctgccttggagtgatcttagattctgccctttccttccgaccgcacatccaagccctttccaccacctgccgcctccaactcaaaaacatctcccgcatctgtgctttccttaacttcgaatctgcgaaaatgctcgtacatgccctcattatctcccgtcTAGACTAcggcaacattctcctctgtggccttccatctagcaccctcgcacccctccaatctatcctcaactccgctgcccgactaatccacctctcaccttattactcctctgcctctcccctttgccaatcccttcactggctccccattgcccaacgaatccacttcaaagtactgacaaacacatacaaggccgtccataacctgtcccctccctacatctctgagctactttcccgatacatccccacacgcactctccgatcctcacaagacctccttctctcctctcctcttatcgcctcttcccacaatcgactccaagatttctcccgtgcatcccccatactctggaactcgctaccccaacatatcagactctcacctacagtggaatccttcaaaagaaacctgaaaacccacctcttcagacaagcctacaaccaatgaccctgctgcctctataccgccatgaccaactcaacccgcacctactgtgtccttctcccataccatgtagattgtaagccctcacgggcagggccctctctccttctgtaccagtttgtaactcatcttgtttatgattagtacaattgtctgttatgtatatGCAcctcttatcatatgtacagggctatggaatgaatggcgcttaaataataaataataataataataatacaatggtTTTGCCTTGTGTAGTCACttatttattattacatttttgtaTAAGCCAAAATACATTAATGCAGATACTGAACTCTTCTGAAAGAACCAATCTTGGGATTAGAAGCTCCCCAGTCTCTGTATCTTCTGTACTCCCCAGGTCTAAGGTAATACTGACGCCCCTTGTAGTTGGGTTCCTCATAGAACATCCAGTACCCATCAAGCACCTGGCAGGAGTAGAGGTCATTGTAGTGGAATTGCTCATGGACATCAGGACACTCTTCAGTGAACTCCATCATCTGACCTTTGAAATCTTCTTTTTCATAAACTTTAAGCCTGAATGGTCCTTGATGCTGTGTATTATGAAAGCATACAAAAAGTTTAACTCTTGCGTAATGGAAAACAAAAATGTGTtccaacaaaataaaaaataccctaGTTTAGTACATTTTGTTTGTTGGCAAATTTTCAGTTATAACTTATATAGTATCTCAAAAATTTTGTTCCACCTTACAGATTTCTGCTGTTAAAAAACTCTTCCATAAATAAAATGACTCTTTAAAAACAGTACTTTGTGTTTTATCATGTCTGTCTTTTATTAAATTGAGTTTCATTATCTCAAACAATGAAGTATCACACATATCCAAATAAAGAAGAAAGCAGGAATGGGCACAAATAATGTTCACATCCTTGTGGGTCATACAATACAGATCCTATTATCAAAATGATAAATATATTTACCTGTGGAGTCAAACGGCAGGATCTGATGGAGTCATTGTAACCCATCCATTGGTGGAAGTCGGGATATTCTCCTTTTCTAAGAAAATACTGATGTCCTCTGTAGTTGGGAGATTCATACAGGATCCAATTTCCATTTTCTACTCGGATAGAATTGCAGTGGTTGAAATATGAAGACAGATCAGGGGAATCAGAGATGCACTCATAAGAGCGACCCTGAAAATGTTTGCCCTCGTAGAAGATAATCTGCAGAAAcatcaatttaatttttttatttttttttaaagttcagtGGCTCTTAAAGGAGTTTTGAAGGGGTTTTTATATTCATGATccgttctcaggataggtcatcaatatcagattggcagggatcCGACACCGGGCACCCACTCCAATCAGATGTTTTAAGAGGGGGTGGTACTCCATATGAACGTTACTTTCTCTTTATTACACTGTCCTTCGCCTcagaggtgcagtgtaattataaGTACTTActatattcacttgaatggagcgagtacttgtaattacactatgctgCTGCTGCAAGGGAGACAATGCGTAGTGTAATGTCGAGGAATCAGTGCCAGCATGGAGCACTGcctgctcttcaaacagctgatcggcttgggtgttggactcccgccgatcagatattgatgacctatcctgaggattggtcatcagtataaaacccctgcacaacaCCTTTAAATTTCACATACTAAATTTGGATCAATATCAATGAATATAAATTGCCTAGTTTTTACTTATTGAAAGTGGAATCACGTTCTGCTCCTGCCTTTACCCTCTATGCTgagctaaatcctggcatagcacattggtGCATGGTTTCTAACTTTTATCTGAGCAGAGCAAAGTGTGCTCCTGCCAGTACTGAGCTTTCTGCTGCACCCATTTCTGTAAAACTACATACATGTCAGCAATGTACAAGTGTACACATTCCAAAGCACTATAGACACCCTAAACTTTGGGTGCATAATTTTTTGCAGTAAAActgtaaaatttataaataatgtatattacaaaaataattttGGGGCATTTAGAATACAGCATGTTTATATGAGGGGCTTCGCTAGGTCAAAACATCTGGGGCATGAACCCCCGATGTTTTGTCCCGGGCCCCAAATGTACTGGCTGCCAGCAAGATTGTGTTTCCCATCGGACAGCATATATATTTACATCCCCTTCCGCTGGAGTTACTAGTAAAACCGCTGGGCGAGtggaccatgtgtatggcaggagAGCGCTGTGAACAATACTCCTGCATTTTCTCCTCAAAGTGCAGCCACAGGGCTTCTGTCTCCTGCTCTATTATTCAGCGCTAGACTTAGGGctaatgcacatgaacgtattttctttctgtgtgcatcaatttttttgggggtccgcaaaaaaaaaaaatgaagttactccgtgtgcattccatttccatatgtcggTATTTAcgttacgcaaaaaaatagaacatgtcctattattgtccgcattacagacaagaatagtactgttctattaggggccagatgttccattctgcaaaatatggaatgcacacggacttcatctgtattttttgctgatccgttttttgcagaccgcaaaatacatacggtcgtgtgcataaaccCTTATACACAAAGCTACACTGCAGAAGATTGGAGAAGCTCCTCCTCCCTGTGCTCTGGCTGATCCCGGACCAATGTGCCGTGAAATAGTGCGTGAGTATTGACTACTATACATTATTCACACGTTTCCTTTGAAGAACAGTATTGTGCAGATTTTCAGCTGAAGTGGGAATAGGGGAAGGGGGGTGGGCGGCGTTTAGAGAGCATAATTAGCTGTTGTATGTGCTGGCAGTATGCGAGTGCTGACAAGTACACCAGTCCTGCTCTGAATGTAATTTACAGGACAGAAGCTGTCAGGACTTTGTCTGCTGAAGTCCTGCACATGGGTTTCAATTCATGACCTCTGAAATATTCTCCTCCATCCTGGCGGGAGTAGCAGGTTCCTGCCAACTTCCCCTGCTGTCTTACACCAGTAGGAAGGTGACAGGGGAGAAAAGCTGCCCATCATCTCAAGACCCAGCTTACATAAAAGACATAGCAAGGTATAATGTCTAAAGGCAAATGGAGTATAATGTGCAATATATGTGTCCAGAGTTTGAATGTATAGGTGCAGCGTGTGAATAGAAAAGATCCAGCACCCAGGAAATGTAAAGCTGTGCGTTCCTTTATTACAGTGGTAACATTCATGCAGCAAATCAACGACATCCAGTGACATCCATCTGttaagtcaacgcgtttcaaacaAAACTGTTCTTAATCATGACTGGAACAGTGTTGTGTGAAACGCGTTGACTTAACAGATGGATGTCACTGGATGTCGAGTTGCTGCATGAATTTTACCACTGTAATAAAGGAACGCACAGCTTTACATTTCCTGGGTGCTGGATCTTTTCTATTAGCCAAGTTTCCCAAGGTCTTACCTTTTCCACACACCAGGAGTTCATTGTGACAGAATGCCTtaagcaggtgagctggactctATCTACTATTGTGTTCTGTGCAGTGTGTGAATGCATGCATTAGTTACAGAATGACTGCAAATTTGCATGTGTGCAGTGTGCTGAACATATATTTACCTGCACACACCAGGGATGATTTCTTAGTGTATTTTTGCTGGAATAAGGGGCATTGCtagaactgactaggccccacagtAAATTTTTTGCAGGGCCCCTCCCCTTCACTAACTAAAGTTCAACTacagtaatacaacttaaaataaaacctttgaaaaaaactatttgtcTTTGTATCACCAGGTGAGGAAGGGCATTCTTTGATATGAGGCAGGGGCTAGGGCAC from Bufo gargarizans isolate SCDJY-AF-19 chromosome 8, ASM1485885v1, whole genome shotgun sequence encodes the following:
- the LOC122944648 gene encoding gamma-crystallin 1-like → MFLQIIFYEGKHFQGRSYECISDSPDLSSYFNHCNSIRVENGNWILYESPNYRGHQYFLRKGEYPDFHQWMGYNDSIRSCRLTPQHQGPFRLKVYEKEDFKGQMMEFTEECPDVHEQFHYNDLYSCQVLDGYWMFYEEPNYKGRQYYLRPGEYRRYRDWGASNPKIGSFRRVQYLH